One segment of Shewanella piezotolerans WP3 DNA contains the following:
- a CDS encoding TorF family putative porin, with the protein MKTAHALMLASLTATSMGTAMAADNNELFGGQLSGNVKFATDYVFRGESETMDGDVPVVQGTLGWGNDDGWYTGVFASNIKFADPNLEIVTAPYIGKAGSFGDSGVTYDVMVFSYLYPGASYSNYTELWIKVGKQFGQANVTLEVTPTIDDWFGVEGWQGVNYAVHPSYDFNNGIKVSGSFGYQDLDGEGAEGWTHWNLGVAASYVGLDFDLRYHGSSVDESHLVYGTQTEIFDDRVVFGLSKSF; encoded by the coding sequence ATGAAAACTGCACACGCTTTGATGCTTGCAAGCTTAACGGCGACCTCGATGGGCACTGCTATGGCGGCCGATAACAATGAGCTATTCGGTGGCCAGCTAAGTGGTAACGTTAAGTTTGCCACTGACTACGTTTTTCGTGGTGAGTCTGAAACAATGGATGGCGATGTCCCTGTAGTTCAGGGTACGTTGGGTTGGGGTAACGATGATGGATGGTATACCGGCGTTTTTGCATCAAACATTAAGTTTGCTGATCCTAACCTTGAGATAGTTACTGCTCCCTACATTGGAAAAGCGGGCAGCTTTGGTGATAGCGGTGTGACATATGATGTGATGGTGTTTTCATATCTTTACCCAGGCGCTTCTTACTCAAACTACACTGAGCTATGGATTAAAGTCGGTAAACAGTTTGGTCAGGCGAACGTCACATTAGAAGTGACGCCGACTATTGATGACTGGTTTGGCGTAGAGGGTTGGCAGGGCGTTAACTATGCGGTTCACCCAAGCTACGACTTTAACAACGGTATTAAGGTGTCGGGGTCATTTGGTTACCAAGATCTTGACGGTGAAGGCGCTGAAGGTTGGACGCATTGGAACCTAGGTGTTGCAGCGAGCTATGTGGGCTTAGATTTTGACTTGCGTTACCATGGCAGTTCAGTTGATGAGTCTCATCTAGTGTATGGCACGCAAACAGAGATCTTTGATGACCGTGTGGTCTTCGGTTTAAGTAAGAGTTTTTAA
- a CDS encoding ion transporter, protein MLANVSALQSKLKLIDNSKVFQGFVIFVIIVSALSIGAHTYHLPTWMEKSLVLLDLGITVFFAIEIVIRFLASDGPKRFFSNGWNIFDTIIVIGSLIPAGGSAILLARLLRIFRVLRLVSMIPELRMLVNALLKAIPRMGYIALLMFVIFYIYGAIGSMLFANINDFLWGDVSVAMLTLFRVSTFESWTSVMYETMAVYPLSWLYYLSFIFLTAFVFLNMMVGAVLDVMTQETAAMRAEDEAKVDIPASDKPASAADVAELKQQIEELKGLLLQKAG, encoded by the coding sequence GTGCTAGCCAATGTTTCTGCTTTACAGTCAAAGTTAAAATTAATTGATAACAGCAAAGTTTTTCAAGGCTTTGTCATTTTTGTTATTATTGTCTCCGCTTTATCGATAGGAGCGCATACCTACCACCTACCTACCTGGATGGAAAAAAGCCTAGTACTCCTTGACCTTGGCATCACAGTATTTTTTGCTATTGAAATTGTTATTCGATTTCTTGCAAGCGATGGCCCGAAACGTTTCTTTAGTAATGGTTGGAATATTTTTGACACCATCATAGTGATTGGTAGCTTAATCCCCGCGGGCGGCTCGGCAATCCTGCTGGCAAGGTTGCTGCGTATCTTCAGAGTATTGCGTCTAGTATCAATGATCCCAGAGTTAAGGATGTTGGTTAACGCGCTACTAAAAGCGATCCCAAGAATGGGGTATATCGCACTGTTAATGTTTGTAATCTTTTATATTTACGGCGCTATTGGTAGCATGCTTTTTGCAAATATTAATGATTTTCTATGGGGCGATGTCTCTGTGGCGATGTTAACGCTATTTAGGGTATCAACCTTTGAGTCATGGACCTCGGTAATGTACGAAACCATGGCGGTATACCCTCTAAGCTGGCTCTATTATTTGAGCTTCATTTTCCTGACGGCTTTTGTATTTCTAAACATGATGGTCGGTGCAGTGCTTGATGTAATGACTCAGGAAACGGCAGCAATGCGGGCTGAAGATGAAGCCAAAGTAGATATCCCTGCAAGCGATAAACCCGCAAGTGCCGCCGATGTGGCAGAGCTGAAACAGCAGATAGAAGAGTTGAAAGGTTTATTGTTACAAAAAGCGGGATAA
- a CDS encoding DUF924 family protein → MDQKAESNPITPDTILHFWFDEIEPKQWWIKDTEFDALIKKRFEAVLKQAVAGELYHWRATPEGRLAEVIVLDQFSRNIYRDTPQSFAADSVALVLAQEAVALNSDSELKAKQVPFLFMPYMHSESLAVHEVAVRLFSREAAQGNLEFERRHKAIIEQFGRYPHRNAILGRTSTAAELAFLQQPGSSF, encoded by the coding sequence ATGGATCAAAAAGCAGAAAGTAACCCTATAACGCCCGATACTATTTTACATTTTTGGTTTGACGAGATAGAACCAAAACAGTGGTGGATAAAAGATACTGAGTTTGATGCGCTGATAAAAAAACGTTTTGAAGCAGTGCTAAAGCAAGCCGTTGCAGGAGAGCTTTACCATTGGCGTGCAACGCCAGAAGGACGCTTAGCGGAGGTTATCGTGCTAGATCAATTCTCACGTAATATCTATCGCGATACGCCGCAATCTTTTGCGGCAGATTCAGTTGCTTTAGTGCTGGCACAAGAAGCCGTTGCACTTAACAGTGATAGCGAACTTAAAGCTAAGCAAGTACCATTTTTATTCATGCCCTATATGCACAGCGAATCGCTTGCCGTCCACGAAGTCGCAGTGCGGTTATTTAGCCGAGAGGCAGCCCAAGGTAACCTTGAGTTTGAGCGCAGGCACAAAGCGATCATCGAACAGTTTGGCCGCTATCCACATCGAAATGCGATTTTAGGTCGCACATCCACTGCTGCAGAATTGGCATTTTTGCAGCAACCAGGCTCTAGCTTCTAA
- a CDS encoding STAS/SEC14 domain-containing protein produces MSDKRHGISIGIERFGDKFHLSFTAKGKLTHQDYQYMVPMIESALAEVQHPEINVVADVTELDGWEVRAAWDDLKLGLAHKREFKKIAVVGSGDFQEWMTKIGSWFMPYDAKFFEDKEQAYKWLKD; encoded by the coding sequence ATGAGTGATAAAAGACATGGAATATCAATTGGTATTGAGCGGTTTGGTGACAAGTTCCATTTGAGTTTTACTGCAAAAGGTAAGCTTACACACCAAGATTATCAATATATGGTACCTATGATTGAGTCTGCTTTAGCCGAGGTTCAGCATCCCGAAATCAATGTGGTTGCAGATGTTACAGAGCTTGATGGTTGGGAGGTTAGAGCGGCGTGGGATGACCTTAAACTTGGCTTAGCTCATAAACGTGAGTTTAAAAAAATAGCCGTTGTTGGTAGTGGGGACTTTCAAGAGTGGATGACAAAGATTGGAAGCTGGTTTATGCCTTATGATGCCAAGTTTTTTGAAGATAAAGAGCAAGCATATAAGTGGTTAAAGGATTAA
- a CDS encoding coniferyl aldehyde dehydrogenase: MNMPIQQATQPLSDILVAQRTQYLAQPAPSYEARIEHLKSLKKSILAYQEQLVQALNRDYGNRSIDDSNISDIMPCINNINYSLKHLKKWMKPSRRHAGLLLAPASIKVQYQPLGVVGIIVPWNFPIMLSVGPLITALAAGNRAMIKLSEFTPETNKVLIAMLASIYDQNHVACVEGEADVAAEFSSLPFDHMLFTGSTTVGRHVMRSAAQNLTPVTLELGGKSPVIVADDIDMDIAVERMIYGKCLNSGQICVAPDYVLVPKEKLNDFVQAYKRKFTKMYGQVSDNKDYGSIINQRQFDRMMQVLDDAKAKGATVESANDEAINTEKRKVPTQVITGATDDMLLLQDEIFGPLLPVIPYEELDDAIDYVNQRPRPLALYLMSFDKATQQKVMNHTHSGGVCINETVFHVAADDAPFGGIGPSGMGHYHGKEGFLTFSHAKTILKRGKFFNTGKLVHPPYGGALQQLLTKFFLR; encoded by the coding sequence ATGAACATGCCAATTCAACAAGCAACACAGCCTTTATCAGATATTCTAGTCGCGCAGCGTACTCAATATCTCGCTCAACCTGCTCCATCCTATGAAGCGAGAATTGAGCACCTAAAGAGCCTTAAAAAGTCGATACTAGCCTATCAAGAGCAACTGGTTCAGGCGTTAAACCGAGACTATGGTAACCGCTCAATTGATGACAGTAATATCTCTGACATCATGCCGTGTATCAACAACATCAATTACAGTCTCAAACATTTGAAAAAATGGATGAAGCCAAGTCGCCGTCATGCTGGCCTGTTGCTCGCTCCAGCTAGCATTAAAGTGCAATACCAACCGCTTGGTGTCGTTGGTATTATCGTGCCATGGAATTTCCCGATTATGTTATCGGTAGGCCCTCTGATTACGGCGTTAGCTGCCGGTAACCGAGCGATGATAAAACTATCTGAGTTTACCCCAGAGACCAACAAAGTTCTGATAGCCATGCTTGCAAGCATCTATGATCAAAACCATGTTGCCTGCGTCGAAGGCGAAGCAGATGTTGCTGCAGAATTCTCATCGCTACCGTTTGATCATATGCTATTTACCGGCTCCACTACCGTTGGTCGTCACGTTATGCGTAGTGCGGCGCAAAACCTTACCCCAGTAACCTTAGAGCTTGGTGGTAAATCACCAGTTATCGTAGCCGATGATATTGATATGGATATTGCTGTTGAGCGCATGATCTACGGTAAATGTCTTAACTCAGGTCAAATATGTGTCGCACCCGATTACGTGTTAGTGCCCAAAGAAAAGCTTAATGATTTTGTACAAGCCTATAAAAGAAAATTTACCAAAATGTATGGCCAAGTCAGTGACAACAAAGACTACGGCAGTATCATCAACCAACGTCAATTTGACCGCATGATGCAAGTTCTCGACGATGCTAAAGCAAAAGGTGCAACCGTAGAAAGTGCCAATGACGAAGCGATTAATACTGAAAAACGTAAAGTCCCCACCCAAGTTATTACTGGCGCCACCGACGACATGCTATTACTGCAAGATGAGATATTTGGCCCATTATTACCCGTTATACCCTATGAAGAGTTAGATGATGCGATCGACTACGTCAATCAACGCCCGCGTCCATTAGCACTCTATTTAATGAGCTTTGATAAAGCGACTCAACAGAAAGTCATGAATCACACTCACTCTGGCGGTGTTTGTATTAATGAAACCGTGTTTCATGTTGCCGCAGATGACGCACCATTTGGTGGTATCGGCCCATCAGGAATGGGACACTACCACGGCAAAGAAGGCTTCTTAACTTTTAGCCATGCTAAAACGATTCTCAAGCGTGGCAAATTCTTCAATACTGGTAAACTAGTCCACCCTCCTTACGGCGGCGCTTTGCAACAATTACTGACAAAATTTTTCCTGCGCTAA
- a CDS encoding universal stress protein produces the protein MRTRQILCPTDFSITASHALSYAVEMANLYGVSLRLLHVMSEPFNEHHYGLAVEAVAELEQQITSFATESLQKIQLDIQAELNHGLTVQTVIRSGDVLTEILAESEQGEIGMIVVASHGRQGIAHLLNPNIAEALANKAKTPVLVVK, from the coding sequence ATGCGTACTCGTCAGATCCTTTGTCCAACAGATTTCTCTATAACGGCGTCACATGCGCTCAGTTATGCGGTAGAGATGGCAAATTTATATGGTGTCAGTTTAAGATTGTTGCATGTGATGAGTGAGCCATTTAATGAGCATCATTATGGCTTAGCGGTTGAAGCTGTGGCAGAACTTGAGCAACAAATAACTTCGTTTGCGACTGAAAGTTTACAAAAAATTCAGCTCGATATACAGGCGGAGCTCAATCACGGTCTCACTGTGCAAACCGTTATTCGTAGTGGCGATGTGTTAACTGAGATTTTAGCTGAATCAGAGCAGGGGGAAATAGGCATGATAGTGGTTGCTAGCCATGGTCGACAAGGCATTGCCCACCTTCTTAACCCCAATATTGCCGAGGCATTAGCTAATAAAGCTAAAACCCCGGTGTTAGTGGTTAAATAA
- a CDS encoding PH domain-containing protein — translation MSPTGEGLLDTDIVDKDNTCYMSNEMDDSQLENVTTSTNSPSKAEQQNSAVDGLATETGNTESTENTHSAHSLVPQAQWQGFEEVELQRIDERYYTQVLYESLFIALIGFIVASLATILPGALSVTYVILIITAVLLLMFAIGYLSHRQAQKLGYGVCEHEFLMEKGLWWHKRTSLPYSRLQHVSLSQGPLERHFNLFTLKCFSAGSGSAEIELPGIEQQTAEHLRQHLLAQAAKAHLTDPQQTDTELSDDQPDVLNSLDGLISEQADIEQNDTQTEVSDDTDELATKPSAIKESEARHEQ, via the coding sequence ATGTCTCCTACTGGCGAAGGTTTGTTAGATACTGATATAGTTGATAAAGATAATACGTGTTACATGAGCAATGAAATGGATGATTCACAATTGGAAAATGTCACGACTTCAACTAACTCCCCAAGTAAAGCCGAGCAGCAAAATAGCGCAGTAGATGGTTTAGCAACTGAAACAGGGAATACAGAAAGCACGGAGAACACACACTCAGCTCACAGCTTAGTCCCTCAAGCTCAATGGCAGGGGTTTGAAGAGGTTGAGCTACAAAGAATTGATGAGCGCTACTATACCCAAGTACTCTATGAGAGTTTATTCATTGCATTAATTGGCTTTATTGTCGCCTCACTTGCCACCATTTTACCAGGTGCACTGAGCGTTACCTATGTCATCCTCATCATCACCGCAGTGCTGCTGCTAATGTTTGCCATTGGTTATCTTAGTCATAGACAAGCACAAAAGCTTGGCTATGGTGTATGTGAACACGAATTTTTGATGGAAAAGGGCCTCTGGTGGCATAAGCGCACTTCACTGCCCTACTCTAGATTGCAGCATGTTAGCCTGTCTCAGGGGCCACTAGAAAGGCACTTTAATCTATTTACCTTAAAGTGTTTTAGTGCTGGTAGCGGCAGCGCAGAAATAGAACTTCCAGGTATAGAGCAACAAACCGCGGAGCATTTACGTCAACACCTACTCGCCCAAGCAGCCAAAGCTCACTTAACCGATCCGCAGCAAACAGATACAGAGCTAAGCGATGACCAACCTGATGTGCTTAATAGCCTTGATGGACTCATATCTGAGCAGGCTGATATAGAGCAAAACGATACCCAAACTGAAGTTTCAGATGACACTGACGAGCTCGCAACTAAGCCGTCAGCAATAAAAGAGTCTGAGGCGCGCCATGAGCAATAG
- a CDS encoding winged helix-turn-helix domain-containing protein produces the protein MSLNQPVSKQQKAFYRKLFIAHQIETESHNLLSLHKLTGMPRRTLQDSIAAFSDLGIDCEFVQDEGRNNSGSYKIADWGPINATWVSQNLAQIEQLLN, from the coding sequence ATGAGTCTTAATCAACCTGTTTCTAAACAGCAAAAAGCATTTTATAGAAAGCTGTTTATCGCACATCAAATCGAAACTGAAAGCCATAATCTACTGTCTTTGCATAAACTCACAGGTATGCCCCGCAGAACCTTACAAGATTCAATTGCCGCGTTTAGTGACTTAGGAATTGATTGTGAGTTCGTTCAAGATGAGGGACGTAATAATTCAGGCAGCTATAAAATTGCTGACTGGGGGCCAATTAATGCTACTTGGGTTAGCCAAAATTTAGCGCAAATAGAACAGCTGCTGAATTAA
- the torR gene encoding two-component system response regulator TorR gives MGYRVLVVDDEAVIRARLKGYFEKEGYQVVEAQDGEQMWYEFERQHIDLVMLDINLPGTDGLSLARELRSRGDVGIILVTGRDETIDKIVGLEMGADDYVTKPFELRELLVRVKNLLWRISLVQRAKDEGAVKVDPNDNIIAFNDYTLELNSRQLSCNGELIKLTKAEFELLTAFSLHPQQVLSRDRLMQQTSHRNQDVNDRTIDVIIRRLRNKLSAELFVTVHGEGYLFAAKVKD, from the coding sequence ATGGGCTATAGGGTGCTGGTTGTTGATGACGAAGCCGTCATTAGAGCTAGATTGAAAGGCTATTTTGAGAAAGAGGGCTATCAAGTCGTCGAAGCTCAAGATGGCGAGCAGATGTGGTATGAGTTTGAGCGGCAACACATCGACTTGGTCATGCTCGATATTAATCTACCTGGTACAGATGGGTTAAGCCTTGCCCGCGAACTGCGAAGCCGAGGTGATGTAGGGATCATCTTAGTTACCGGCCGTGATGAGACTATCGATAAAATCGTAGGTTTAGAGATGGGGGCCGATGATTATGTTACTAAACCATTCGAGCTAAGGGAGTTGTTAGTTAGGGTTAAAAATCTACTTTGGCGTATATCTTTAGTGCAAAGAGCAAAAGATGAAGGCGCAGTGAAAGTCGACCCAAATGACAACATTATTGCTTTTAACGACTACACATTAGAACTGAATAGCCGTCAATTAAGCTGTAATGGTGAGCTCATCAAGCTGACTAAAGCTGAATTTGAACTGCTTACCGCTTTTTCACTGCATCCGCAACAAGTGCTCTCACGTGACCGACTTATGCAGCAAACCAGCCACCGCAATCAAGATGTAAACGACAGAACCATCGATGTCATCATCAGGCGATTACGTAATAAACTGTCTGCTGAGCTATTTGTCACTGTGCATGGCGAAGGCTATCTGTTTGCTGCAAAAGTGAAAGACTAA
- a CDS encoding GlxA family transcriptional regulator: protein MDKKRFKVMVLAFDGISAFHLSVPCLVFEEVFIGDYQPFELTLFSMTEKALKNSHGFSLAVEAQLEALVEADIVIIPSWPSSMPSAPASLIEALQLAHSNGALLVGLCLGAFVIAETGLLNGLTATTHWAFSDRFKAQFPQVIFDSEPLFIEHEQLLTSAGVAAALDCCLHLVRRLLGTEVAANLARSMVTAPFRSGGQQQYIPIPIPKMPESQTSLTLVMESISSQITQAHNIDDVALRCAMSRRTFTRHFRAIYGCSFNEWLLNQRLELSQTLLETTSNSVALVAELSGFGSESVYRKHFKQAFKVSPSQWRHTFYG, encoded by the coding sequence ATGGATAAAAAGCGATTCAAGGTTATGGTATTGGCATTCGATGGGATCAGTGCGTTCCATCTATCGGTGCCATGTTTGGTTTTTGAAGAGGTCTTTATAGGCGATTATCAACCCTTCGAACTCACCCTGTTTAGTATGACTGAAAAGGCGTTGAAGAATAGCCATGGTTTTTCATTGGCCGTTGAAGCACAGCTGGAGGCGTTAGTAGAGGCTGATATTGTGATAATACCCAGCTGGCCAAGTTCGATGCCATCTGCTCCAGCATCGCTAATAGAGGCATTGCAGTTGGCGCACAGCAACGGGGCATTGTTAGTTGGCCTGTGTCTTGGCGCGTTTGTTATTGCTGAAACTGGCTTGTTAAATGGGCTTACTGCGACCACGCACTGGGCGTTTAGCGATAGGTTTAAAGCGCAATTTCCACAAGTGATATTTGATAGTGAACCGCTGTTTATTGAACATGAACAGTTGCTCACTTCGGCGGGTGTCGCGGCCGCATTAGATTGTTGTTTGCACCTTGTGAGACGTTTATTGGGCACTGAAGTGGCTGCCAACCTTGCAAGATCAATGGTGACGGCGCCGTTCCGCTCGGGTGGACAACAACAGTACATACCCATACCTATCCCTAAAATGCCAGAAAGCCAAACGAGTCTGACGTTAGTGATGGAGTCGATAAGCTCCCAGATAACGCAAGCACACAATATTGACGATGTGGCCCTGCGTTGTGCGATGAGTCGGCGCACTTTTACCCGTCATTTTAGGGCTATTTATGGCTGTAGCTTTAATGAGTGGCTGCTAAATCAGCGACTGGAACTAAGCCAAACTTTACTTGAAACCACAAGCAATTCAGTCGCTCTAGTCGCTGAGTTGTCCGGTTTCGGTTCCGAAAGTGTTTATCGAAAGCATTTTAAACAAGCTTTTAAGGTTTCACCTTCACAGTGGCGTCACACATTTTATGGTTAA
- a CDS encoding MBL fold metallo-hydrolase codes for MKIHHLRSATFVIESGKHFILIDPMLGAKGTIPPFSVLRFKPKKNPTVELPANTDKMLEKVTHTILTHSQTFGFKPLQHSDHLDLAGEQFLVSRNIPVTTPAKDKAYLEKYGITVTNGVDDWQTIDFLGGRITAVPAQHGHGWIHKLMANGSGFFLELPNEPSIYISGDTVLTADVRRALTELQPDITVVAAGEAQMDVGQPLLMSTSEILEFVALSPNKVIANHMEALNHCPTDRKTFKRVLEENKLADKVFIPEDGETLSV; via the coding sequence ATGAAAATTCACCACCTACGCAGCGCCACATTTGTTATTGAGTCTGGCAAGCACTTTATCCTAATAGACCCTATGTTAGGTGCGAAAGGGACGATTCCGCCATTCTCTGTATTGCGTTTTAAGCCAAAGAAAAACCCAACGGTTGAACTCCCTGCCAATACAGATAAAATGTTAGAAAAAGTCACTCATACTATTTTAACCCATAGCCAGACCTTCGGGTTTAAGCCACTTCAACATTCAGATCATCTAGATCTTGCCGGAGAGCAATTCTTGGTAAGTCGCAATATTCCGGTCACCACACCCGCAAAGGATAAAGCCTACTTAGAAAAATATGGTATTACGGTCACTAACGGTGTAGATGACTGGCAGACCATCGATTTTTTAGGCGGTAGGATCACCGCGGTGCCAGCACAGCATGGTCATGGTTGGATCCACAAATTGATGGCAAATGGCAGCGGTTTCTTCCTTGAACTCCCCAATGAACCCAGTATTTATATTAGCGGTGATACTGTGCTAACCGCTGATGTCAGACGAGCGCTAACAGAGCTACAACCCGATATTACCGTTGTTGCTGCCGGGGAGGCACAGATGGATGTAGGCCAGCCATTATTGATGTCAACCAGTGAGATATTGGAGTTTGTCGCACTTTCACCTAACAAGGTGATAGCCAACCATATGGAAGCGTTAAATCACTGCCCTACTGATCGTAAGACTTTCAAACGTGTATTGGAGGAAAATAAACTAGCAGATAAGGTGTTTATTCCTGAAGACGGAGAAACCTTATCTGTATAA
- a CDS encoding universal stress protein — MRTRQILCPTDFSETASHALKYAIEMANLYHVGLRLVHVIDQPVGLENYQILTVTPEELAKSMEDNAAEQMHALLAELNSELSVESVIRHGVASEQILKEAESSEAGMIVIASHGRTGLSHFLATNVAEAVANRAKCPVLVVK; from the coding sequence ATGCGTACTCGACAAATATTATGCCCGACCGATTTTTCTGAAACCGCCTCACATGCGCTCAAGTATGCAATAGAGATGGCTAACCTTTACCATGTAGGATTACGATTGGTGCATGTTATTGATCAGCCTGTAGGACTCGAGAACTACCAAATACTCACTGTGACGCCGGAAGAACTTGCCAAAAGCATGGAAGATAATGCTGCAGAGCAGATGCATGCCTTGTTAGCTGAGCTTAATAGTGAGTTGTCGGTAGAGAGCGTTATCCGCCATGGCGTTGCTTCGGAGCAGATCCTTAAAGAAGCGGAGTCTTCAGAGGCGGGGATGATAGTTATCGCTAGCCACGGCCGTACGGGCTTGTCTCACTTTTTGGCCACTAATGTTGCAGAAGCGGTGGCTAATAGGGCTAAGTGCCCTGTGTTAGTGGTGAAGTAG
- a CDS encoding PH domain-containing protein, protein MSNRFAEWSSLSAWSIISFTLFAFKQLLSNGYALIPVVYTGWKQGFSSPWVIIAVLLSLLLILSYSVLQWFKFRFKIDANKLNIKHGIIFKKVDEIPFNKIQNVRLQQPLYFRPMGLYSIVVETAGSKGNEAELSALDYKEALALKKRLMTEQEQQSSTNSTDVGANTAETRHNTVARKSFKELVLFGLYQNNAIWLAVVLGPLFGQLDWESMENLQSVQAFWAWYDANIAISFILQATFALLALTLFYLLFSILSMTSAVLKYFPYRLSRSGNTLHRTGGIIAKQNDALAIKRIQVVKFYQPLVGRLFKRWTAYFQQVKGHEVEQRGSSNMLVPTMSRSGIAELLPKLKGIEATSTTLPKTYQHIHIGWFWRRGLLPLLVPAINTYFHGLDIFTELLWIAASLFSVGIYLRYRQYGYVIEGDNLWFHSGLFGHSWQLVALSKVQHVAMSQTPNQKRSQLANLEIGLASGSIKLPYISVIDARYIAERSLSLVHNDHRNWI, encoded by the coding sequence ATGAGCAATAGATTTGCAGAATGGTCATCGCTATCAGCTTGGTCAATTATTAGCTTTACCTTGTTCGCTTTTAAACAACTATTGAGCAACGGTTATGCGCTAATCCCTGTCGTTTACACTGGCTGGAAGCAGGGTTTTAGTAGCCCTTGGGTTATTATTGCAGTGCTATTAAGCCTGCTCTTAATCCTTAGTTACAGCGTGCTGCAATGGTTCAAATTTCGATTCAAGATTGATGCTAACAAGCTTAATATTAAGCACGGTATCATTTTCAAGAAAGTCGACGAAATCCCTTTCAATAAAATTCAAAACGTTCGCTTGCAGCAACCTCTTTATTTTAGGCCTATGGGGCTCTACAGCATTGTGGTAGAAACCGCGGGGTCTAAAGGCAATGAAGCGGAACTTTCAGCCCTTGATTACAAAGAAGCTTTAGCGCTGAAAAAGCGTTTGATGACCGAGCAAGAGCAACAAAGCTCGACCAATAGCACTGACGTTGGCGCGAACACGGCTGAGACTCGACACAATACAGTCGCACGTAAAAGTTTTAAGGAGTTGGTTTTATTCGGGTTGTATCAGAACAATGCTATTTGGTTAGCCGTTGTCTTGGGGCCACTATTTGGTCAACTCGATTGGGAGTCAATGGAAAACCTGCAATCTGTGCAAGCTTTCTGGGCTTGGTACGATGCCAATATCGCTATCAGCTTTATTTTGCAGGCAACCTTTGCACTGTTGGCTTTAACTTTATTCTATCTACTTTTTTCGATTCTCTCCATGACATCTGCCGTGCTGAAATACTTTCCCTATCGCTTGAGTCGTAGCGGAAATACCTTACATCGCACGGGCGGGATTATCGCCAAACAAAACGATGCTTTAGCAATAAAGCGCATTCAAGTCGTTAAATTCTATCAACCACTTGTGGGCCGGCTCTTTAAACGCTGGACTGCGTATTTCCAGCAAGTAAAAGGTCATGAAGTTGAGCAGCGCGGCAGCAGTAACATGCTGGTGCCGACGATGTCTCGCAGTGGTATTGCCGAGCTGCTACCAAAGCTAAAAGGCATTGAGGCAACCTCCACCACGCTGCCTAAAACCTACCAACATATCCACATAGGTTGGTTCTGGCGGCGTGGCCTATTGCCGCTGCTGGTTCCTGCAATCAATACTTACTTTCATGGTTTAGACATATTTACCGAGCTCCTTTGGATTGCAGCTAGCCTATTTAGTGTTGGGATCTACCTAAGATATCGCCAATATGGATATGTGATTGAAGGGGATAATCTGTGGTTTCACTCAGGCTTATTCGGCCACTCTTGGCAGCTTGTCGCCTTGAGTAAAGTACAGCATGTCGCAATGAGCCAAACCCCGAATCAAAAACGCAGTCAGTTAGCTAATCTTGAAATTGGGCTTGCAAGTGGCAGTATTAAGCTACCCTATATATCAGTAATCGATGCCCGTTATATCGCTGAGCGATCACTATCGCTTGTTCATAATGACCACCGAAATTGGATTTAA